The following DNA comes from Camelina sativa cultivar DH55 chromosome 14, Cs, whole genome shotgun sequence.
GGTGATGGCTGAATTTTTTGTTCTCGGCTGAGAATATGAGTTTCGGCGAAAAGGTTATGCGAGCgactgtgagagagagagagagagagagagagagagacagactTTATTTTGGTTTCGGTTTCTTCCATTTCTGGCGGCGCCAGAGAATATATTTATGGGCTTTGGGCCCATTTACATGATACGGACtgtattttggtctttttgatAGATAGTCGCATGGGTGGAGAGAGATCCGGTCAATTTGTTTGGTTTCGGTTCACGGGTTCAGTATTATCGGTTCTTAAGAAAGTGAAAACAAGTAAATGtttttgcaatttttgtttggtttagttttattttggttttgatttggttcgtctttttgttagaaaaaactTATGTACAATGGATACTAGATTTTCAACCTGCAGGaaaatttttttagtataatagaATTTAACTTCTATTAGTGTGTTATATTTAGTTAAGTAGTATTTGGATTGTTCATTATTggtataaataataaaatatataacaagtaatttataagatattatctgattaagaattttttttgttaatgatttaattgttttaaagaaTTTCGTTAAATTACCTTGATTTGatatatctaatattctaatatttgtagtgttcaccaaataattaaatgtggATTTATCTCGtattttaacataaaattaataatattttaaatttgtactaatgttaattcaaacccATCAAGTCTTATAATCCGTCCCGTcatataaccaaattatatagtattttaaactatttataaaGTATAAGCAATGTTTGTaagattttaattgataaagGAAAATAACAATGAAGTGGAGATATTATAAGGATAACTAGACTTTAACATGCGGTACACCGCAtaccgcgtgcatataatttttattattatttatattttatgctgtatttgtttgttaaatattgaatgttttgcaaatagaggaataactaaaattttcgaccgtttgtgcggctaaatatttaaattaattttttaactcgcaatatacttcatgaccatttctttgttatatttagtttgttttgtttagtgtttgagattctattttgatttctaattactataacaaaaaaaagtgatctaaatacatagtaagtcacttatacgctatgattaagtcacatttttcctaatgatttaattattttacacaatcttagttaaatcaacttaattttttatatgtcaaatattctaatatttttttggacaaagaattaatagtgttgacaaataataaaatgagaattAAACCCGtattagcacaaatttaatgatattttattatttccaacatgtcctctttatgaCCCATCTACtatatagtatttttcttttaattttacatattcgtatattttaagtttatatatattaattataatatttaaataaatatgaatcgaAGTTATTcctacgttaagaatcaaagccagaggttttaaaaaacaaaataggaatcaaattttgattttttcgtTTGCAAAAGATTTagagatataatatttttaatacacaatagaaggtgtggttaaatatatcatagtttatgtttcTATATTGATTATGCTATATTATTTTAGTTAGAATGGTAATATTTAGgtaacaaaatctgaagtaataatatttttggaactttttagaaaaataactttgtaaataagtttttaaataagtataaataaaagggtagaacccaaaatgtacttcaaaattgtatatatagataccgATTCAAGAATATGAtgttaaatgtaaagattgtataagcataaacaaaaagtaatttaggaaaatattaattatttttaaagagatattttaggaGTCAAATTGGTGTAACGATTTTATAGACATATTAATTGacgaaaaatacttaggttatCTAAtatttcgtttaaaaaaataaattaaaattaaattaaaaagaaaaaaattttaaggaaacaaattctatatatttttatttaaggaaagttaaatattggtttggtttagattttacaattaaacaagattatatatcggtttgagtttataaatgagaattagggtttagattttacaattaaaacaaaattatatgtcggtttgggtttacgaATGAGGTAGTTAGagtttaattttacaattataacaaaattatatgtcggtttgagtttacaaataaggtggttaGGGTTTGGATTTTTCAGTTAGTtagaaattatatgtcggtttggatttactaATGAggtggtttagggtttagattttataactacaacgaaattatatatcgctttaagtttacaaataaggtggttagggttgattttacaattagaacgaaattatatatcggtttagtttataaaaaagcggtttaggttttttttttgtcaatcattgGGTCATaacaggccggcccattagcctaatccctaaattcgtagggagcgggactcaatccctggtgtgatggtgtcttgtgcattaaagacttacctttggccattgcactaaggtcacttcacggtttaggtttttttttttttttttcaaccaaacattaaattaaaagattactccaagattggttgcccaaactggaggaaaagagtttacaaaataaagtgcagaaactaaagatcttgaagaacgaGCAAGAGAATATGCCCTCTCGTTTGACGTCCTCGGAATCTGGGTCAGAATGAAGGAGGGAAAGGATAGTTTGAGGGAATAAAAATCTTCCAGCAAATTCAAGAAGTAGGGCCAATCGTCTGGGGCCTGCACCATCCCCACTAGCTCTGAGCAATCCGACTCAAAATTCTGACAGTCCACACCCACCGCCAgaagagactccatagcccaaattaAGGCTTTTAACTCCGAATGAAGAGGTGAAAGGCTGCGTCTAAGGCTTTGTGCTCCCAAAAGTAGCGTTCTATCTTCGCTATTACCATACCACCATCCCTAGCCCACCAATGGATATGAACCTTTCCAggaaccatcaacctgacatTGGGGAGAAATATCCCGTACCTCCAGAGGTGGTTGAGAATCCAAGAAATTCGCAGAGAAGGACTTAGCCTCTTCCCATAAAAGTTTATCGTTAGCCGCCTCCTTCATAATATCACTTGGCTCTGCCTCTATTCCCTGAAAAACCTTCTTATTCATGTCCTTCCAAATcgaccacaaaatccatggaaGCGTATAACAAATATCGGAACACCCAGAATGGGATGACACCCGCCAATAGATAAAGTCTAAATTCGAATACACTGATCAATAGGGAAAGCCATCCGGGAGTAGAAGAACTGGAGACAACTCCCAAACCTTACGCGAGCGAACACACTCAAAAAGAGCGTGATTAATAGACTCCGCCGCAGAGCCGCACCGTCAACACGTAACATCACATCGAACACCCCGATGAGCGATCTGATCCATCACAGGAAGAGTACCAGACGCCACctgccaaaaaaaatgttaaacctTTGGAGGGCATTCAAGTTTCCAGGCTTGTGACCGCAAGGCGGTGCACGATCGCCCGTATTCAACTTCCTTAAGTAATTCCCGGCCTAGTCGAAAACCCGATCTGACCGAGTACATCCCGGATTTAGTATAATGCCAAATCAAACAATCCggtttaaaaaatttactaacCGACATACTCCGGATAAGCGGAATATCCGCTAGAAAATCCTCAAGAATATGCATATGCCAATCCATCGTACGTGGGTTAATTAAATGGTTGACCATCAGATTAGGATGTAGAATTCTCCTCCTACCATTAGCTGGTCTTGGCTGGAGATCTGGTATCCAGGGATCTCGCCATACCGAAATATTACATCTAGAACCTACTACCCACCTTGCCCCTTGTTCTACAAgccttttaattttatttgacaaTGATgttatacaaattttgtttccttattttaaaaAGGGATGAATAAAGAGGTTCACCTCTAGGGGTGAACCGAAGTATTGTCTTTAATTGAGTACTCGATTTTAAATTgctatattttagttattattttgtgtaattttgtagggattaactttgtaaatatgTATAACTTAAAAAGTAGAATACAAAATGTAAATCAAAAATGGTAATATAGATACAAGTGGTTATATAATGACttagtaaataatttaaaatgtatatattatggtcattattttgtttagtaccgttacaaaaaaaaaaatcggtttcAAACCAACTGGTTAAAAAGCAAGTCTCCGTTTGGTTTGGATTCAAGATTCACTGAGATTAATTAGGTTCAGTTTTTAGTcttctattattattacatGTTTTGTGTCCCTTTGATGCTTATCTATAatctaaaaaccctaatttatggAATGTAATagatgttttaatattttggtttgacAAGAAATGGCCAAATGGGATCGTATATATGACAGCTTCATGGTGTTGGGATTTCTTGATTATAATAACTTTCTACTAATTTTTACTAATTCAAGTTTTCGTCAAAATATCGTAggttaaaagtaaaatatattttctacgaatttttttagtaaatcattttgttttttttttgcaatttgatGATGTTGTTCGTTTGGATGATTTACTATGTgcatatttttatagatttttttcgttttcgttAAATTAgcatatgttttattttgtagttaGGAGTTCGGAATTGGGGTAATGTACCATTATATGAACAAATATATAGTGGGTTTAATTTCTTCCTTTTGTGATTATTCTATATGATTATGTTACATTTTATAGAATTTACCACATTCTCATAACAAAacgaatgaaaacaaaaaaggctTTTGTATGCATCTTCTTAAGCTGAGCCATCACAGTTTGGAGTAAGACGTGGACAACTCCATAGCCGCACTTTGATGGCTATCCAAGCGTCTCTTAGAGACGTCAATGTCCACAATGTTCTAATCTAACTCTTTCCTTTGTCCTTTTATTCTTTCTCTCCTCCCATTCCTCCAAATACCATGCACATATACATAGATGCATACATACATGCATTGGCTTGGTGGTCATGATGGAATGAgatattgataaatattatactatgTATGCTTGCTTCTGGAAATGGCATCTTATGTTGAAGTGTCTTTTACAATTTCTTTGGACAAGATGTTTGGATTTTCCACTGTGACCTCAAAATCTCTTGTTCCCATCCATAAAATCGACCATTTTGTCACATATCTACACAGCCATCTATATTGCCTCCTTTTTGAATAAGAgcatttgttttcatatatataatggtatTGAACGGAATagtgtttccttttcttattcACAACATTCTTCAAACTctcatattttctttcttttctaaatcaGGGAAACTTTTGGATGTTAATGGTTGATCCAAAAGAtctgtaatttatatatatatatatatatatatagcttgggtttacaaaagaatgtaaacccatatacatattttgcAAAGATTCTATGACCGATGCCACTGGTAGAGAAGTTTCTCCTACGAATCTAGCTAACCTATCAACTTGATCACCAAACCGATTGTGGACAATTCTTATTTTTAGGTTACGAACTAAAAACAGCTTAGAAGGACCCGACGAAGATTCACAAACTTGATCCAACTGGTCATAATGATTATGCTtccttgtttttaatttattttatggcAAGATAGTAAAGTACAGTATAGGTCTATAACTTTTGTAAAATCTCGACATGTTATTCCTTAATGATACTTACATGATCTACCCcctaaaaaaaaggttatgaACTCTgcctttcttttgattttagatTCTATTTTCTATTGCACCTTCGTTACTTAAACCAATAAGCATAGAAATCATCAttattacaatattatatacattccataacaaaacaaaggaaGGTTTTACGATGGAGATCGTGACTTACACCATGTCACATGTGAAGTGTACTTGACATAACAagataataaaagaagaatataaaaaatgggtttttagaaaaaaaagaagcataaacatatataagagAAATTGGCCCCATCGAATAAGTAAACAAACATTGGCAAACCAAAACTTGATATGATATCCAACCAAATAATCACACTTATTGTTACCCTTACCCACTGCATTTTCATATAAAAGTTCACTTTTATGATTTAGCCTATAGAATAATGATAAAAGATTGAATTGAATGAACTGCCAAACAATAAATTGTAGGTTTGGTAAAACAAAAGTGAGAGAAAACTAAGTTTCCACTGATTGGGTAACTGAATTTCCTGTGTGCATGGCCCAtggtaagttttattttatttgttgccTAGCCTGGCCCGTAGTAATTTGGATtgattgcatatatatattttttatctgaGGTTTAACCTTACcatacctattttttttttatgcaaaaagttaaaaatgtaTTGAATTTGACAGtgaaaatatattgaatttgataGTGAAAAATATTGAATTCGATTGAAGTTTACGTTATATATGTTTCCAACGGACATgaatatttttccaatttttgcGGAGAAGTGAAAGATTATACAACTTGCACACTTAATTTTTTCTCAACGGAGTTTAtgtatacagtaaaacctctataaattaataatgttaggatattaaaattttattaatttataaaagttttattttttcgataaattaataaaatattaaattataaagagAGTTATCTACTCATAGtttcgattttttatttattttaaactataatttttttgttttaattcatatttctttagtattttctttatttatagttttttatgcttttatgttttacataattttgtttatagttCTTTACATATGTTGGAGATGAGTTTCATCAAGAATAAATATtcaaaagtaaacaaacaacACTATTAGAATTATATTTAACTACATTTctttagatatatacatatatatatatatattttagtttatataattattaatttatgatactgATAGGACCATATGtttacataaaattttctaaaaaataactattttattattttatcaaattatgtcATTTTTACACTGTCCCAACTCGGGACGagaataatttattaatttatagtgattattaatttatcaaagtattaatttgtagaggttttactgtattaaaTTAATCGTTAATGAACAAATATTTatacattataatatattacaaacatatatgtttatgtcCCAATTTTTGCGGAAAGATGGAAGGTTAACTTTCGTGCTTAGCTTTTTGCCAACCATCGATCGGaatttacattatatatgttGTCAATAGACATGTGtattttctcaacttttgcggAAAAGTGAAAGGTTAACTTCTGCACTTAAATTTTTGTCAACGATTGATCggaattttgatatattaatttaatcattaacgaacatatttataatatgttacTAACGAACATGTCTGTATCCCAATTTTTGCGGAAAGATGGAAGTTTAACTTTCATGCTCAGCTTTTTGCCAACCATCGATCAGAATTTACgttatatatattgtcaatAGACGTAtcttttctcaacttttgcggAAAAGTGAAATGTTAACTTCTGTACTTAAATTTTTGTCCACgatcaatcaaaattttgatatattaaattaatcattaacaattatatatatatatatatatatatatattataatatgttatcAGCGGACATGTTTATATCCCAATTTTTGCGGAAAGATGGAAATTTAACTTTCTATTAGACTAAACTCCAacagattatttatttttgaaatatttctgAGTTCCAAATTGGTTATTTATAAGGAAAAGTTAGaattatacaagaaaaaatctcattttctcaaaaaaaaaagttgcccTCTTTACGAGAAGTTCAGAttctcaattttattttctttttttttttcttttcttttttgtttttttaatagaaagttttattttttcatttatatactCTCTATCTAAATTGATAAAGGCAAGTTGCAAGAGAGGAGGGTGTGTGTTTGCCCCACTCCTCTTCtcacataataataatacacaaacTTCAGAGTTTCCGCAATTCACATTCCTTTTTCCCGTAACTCGCCAATACATCATTACACATATACATACAAAAACATACACAACCAAACGTTATGTAACtgcaaaaacataataaacGAGGATTCCACACTCTCTCTAGTCAAAGAGCTTCATGGCGATGGTGTGACCAACCCCAAAAAAGTAGTCCTTCACATGTTTCTTAAGTTTCAAgcattgaattgtttttttcctttccttttatAAATAGTGAAGActtatcttcatttttttcataatagctaagatttattttcctttttgaaaaTAACTAAAGATATCTTTCTCTTAATTGTTAGATATAATTTTCTTACTTGATTGTGCTTTGTATTTAGATGATGAAAGTGAGGAATTgggagaagaagtgaagaacataTTAAGATGATATATGTCTTCTTCTCCTGAGTCACTAAAAACATCAACAAAGAGAGAATCcattattatataatgtatagAGAGTGAAgagatttatcaaaaatattttttgcaaTCATCATTCTTGGAGTTAATAATGCCAGTCCCCCTTGCACCATATCCAACACCTCCAGCGCCGGCGATGGCGCCGTCGTACACTCCTCCGCCGGCACatggtaaaatatttttattatatgaaaaagatcctctgttttcagtttctttaacaatttttttaataaagattgttcttttttttttgttcaaatttccagttttttttgttcccccTATTGATCAATTATTTTCCCAGGAATCCATTTATTTATTCTACATGTGTTCATAactccattaatttttttttatttatttattttggccAAAAAAGGACATAAACAATTTGAGATTTGTAGGTAGTACAAGTGGGCAGAGCCAGTTAGTGTGTTCAGGTTGCAGAAACCTTCTGATGTACCCCGCCGGAGCATCCTCTGTCTGTTGTGCCGTCTGTAACGCCGTCACTGCCGTTCCTCCGCCGGGTAATTATTTGTTAGATCATAAAAACAAGTTTGGTTAAAAAAGAtattcgagtttttttttttttttgtaatNATTCCACATGTGTTTATAACTccattaatttatatttattttggccAAAAAAGGACATAAACAATTTGAGATTTGTAGGTAGTACAAGTGGGCAGAGCCAGTTAGTGTGTTCAGGTTGCAGAAACCTTCTGATGTACCCCGCCGGAGCATCCTCTGTCTGTTGTGCCGTCTGTAACGCCGTCACTGCCGTTCCTCCGCCGGGTAATTATTGGTCAgatcataaaaaaaagtttggttaaaaGAGATATTcgagttttctttttgtaataacTGATTGGGGCAATGTAGGAACGGAGATGGCACAGTTGGTGTGTGCAGGTTGTCATACACTTCTTATGTACATTCGTGGAGCTACAAGTGTTCAGTGTTCTTGTTGTCACACTGTTAATCTTGCCCTCGAAGGTTATATAAATACATGCATATTGGTCTTTATATTTGGTGTTTaatcagtttttattttatttttttgttgattgttttttattttttttgttggtttgttgtttagggaatacaagaaacaaaaacctttttaaaactaGTTTTACGAGTTATTTTTATTAGATGTCGTCGTTTTATCAACAATATGTGTATTATACGGGTTTAAGTTAAGATTATAACCGACACTAggacaaaatatttaatattatattgtgTGTCTtggttaatttattatttgtttatattcaaaacttttttaaaattaaatatttagttttggtttttggtttttatgataaaacaataaaactacTTTTGTTTATATGTGGGTCTAGGTTAGTTTCGGTTTCGGTTTCTTATGAAAAATGTTCTAAGTTTTTAACTCTAAATGTCTTGCATGTGTGTGTTCAGCGAATCAAGTGGCACACGTGAACTGTGGAAACTGCAGGATGTTACTGATGTATCAATATGGAGCAAGATCTGTGAAATGTGCCGTTTGTAACTTTGTTACATCCGTTGGGGTTAGTTCTCTCGTTATcccaaaacagaaaacaaattatcttctttatataatgtttttgtttttggttgctATTGTTTTGATAATGCTTGTAGGCTTCAGCGAGCACGAGTGATGCGAAATTTAACAGTTAAAACTTGGACCAAACCTATCAATATAGAGGAAGAATCAACTCTTTTTATCTATCTCTCTTCGATCAAGAATCCGGCGGTGTGATGTTTTATGAGTTTGAAATCAGAAGTAAATTAAAGTAATATGTAATCTGTCGAAATTTTATGACTATGGCCTCTTTGTCCGTTTGTATAGggctatctatctatctatctctcttcagtttctttgttttgttttagttggttttcttttctcaccAGTTTGTAAGAGTGGTTCATAAATCAAAAAGCTAAACTTTTATGGTGAAGAAAATAGATTCTTAAATGCTAATTAATaccatacattttattttattttctgttcaAGCACAAAAGATGTTGGTTACAAATTACTACATAGATTTTGATATAAACTTACcaagaaaaattacaaatttaaaagtGAACATTATTTAACATACGTGTTAATGCAAAAATATAAcatgaaatcaagaaaatttgTGGTGTACAGTATATCAATTCAAAAAACgaatgatttgattttaatatatctaaCAAGAAGATGTTACGGTTCgtactaaaaaaaagaaaaatggaacgACAAAACAGTAGGACGGACGGAgatgtaacaaataaaacaaagtcCAAAAAGGCTTTGTCCCTCGATAATGACTAAATATAGTCCGAGTCATTCCACGCTAATCTATCTATGGATAATTGGGGTGGACTTCACTCACTCACGGGTTTACTTACGATTTGATCTTTGGTTAGTCTATGTGTCTTTCGAATGTCTTTTCGTTTCTCTTGATCACGGCAAGATTTATAAAATAGGGATATTATATGAACATTTTTGCTCGGAGATTTAAAATAAGGATAAGATAAAATTTTCGTTTTCTTGTCTGTTGATGCTCTATGTAGAAGAAGAGGATCCGTCCATGTGacttttttagatatatatctCTTGATTTCCTTTTATAATTTAATGCTATCTTTGACTAGTCAATTAATTCTTAAGGGATaagtgtaaaaataaaattcaagaaTTTCGGCAGCCAAATCTATCAATGGATACATATTTGACATTTCATGTCAGTGTGTGACGTCActtaccaaaataaataaaaaaaatctctcacCATATCAAATACTGGAAGGTAAATGATATCCAAACTTTTGTTCCATACTAGTCAAAGCATATAAATATGGCACACCGTAACAAGATTTGTAACATTATAACAC
Coding sequences within:
- the LOC104741853 gene encoding protein LOL1; protein product: MPVPLAPYPTPPAPAMAPSYTPPPAHGSTSGQSQLVCSGCRNLLMYPAGASSVCCAVCNAVTAVPPPGTEMAQLVCAGCHTLLMYIRGATSVQCSCCHTVNLALEANQVAHVNCGNCRMLLMYQYGARSVKCAVCNFVTSVGASASTSDAKFNS